GGCCTTGGCAAACTGCAGCGACCAGTTGGCTCGACTGCTCAGCAGCGCATGTGCCGAGGCCTGCGCTTCGCGACCGAGTCGAGGGTACAGGCCGATGACCGCATCGGCGATCTCCGCCTGGTCGTACTGCTGGAGGGCATTGATGGTGGCCTGACGGATGACGTCGTTTCCAGGCGAACCGCGCAACACCCGGATCAGCGCCTCCGCTCCGCCGTTCACCTTGATCTCGCTGAGGGTCCCCAGGATTTCCAGCTGAGCGTTTTGCGGGGTGTATTCCTCGGTCAGTCGTTGAAGCGCGCGTTGGATGGCACGGGCATCCTGTTGCCGGATGCCCAGGGTGAGGGACCCGACTCCGTGACGGGCCATCGCTCGTACCAGCTCGTCCGGCATGCCGATGAGGGGACGGCCCTTGAAGGCGGTCTCAAAGCCAGTCATCAAACGACGGCTTTGTTCGAGTCCGGGGGAGAGGTTGAAGAGTCGCGCGCACGCCAGCAGATCCTTGCGGGTGCCGGCTTGCGCGAAGCGTCGCATGGTGCGCTCGAGCAGGTGGGTTTGGCTGAGGGGCTGCGTCCAAAAATCGGTGTTCTCGAACAGGGCAATCACCTCGTCGCGATGAGCTTCACATTGCGCCTCGATGGCCCACCAGATGAGCAGGGGTTGGCGATTGTCCGTCGTGTCCACGTCGTGTCGGACCAGCTCTCGCACCAGGCTCAGGCTGTCCTTGGCCGGGAGCCTCTTGGCCGAAGCGGCGAGTTGGTTGCGGACTTCCAGATCAGGTTCCTGGCCAGCCAGGCGCACAAGTCGCACTGCCATGCCGGGAGAAACCTCCCTGCGATCGGCCAGGAGCCGCACCGTCCACGCACGTACTTGTGGATGGGCGCTCTTGAGCAGGGTCTCCGCCAAGGCGTCAGTGAACCCGCCTGCTTGATAGATGCCCCACAAGCATTCGAGCGCGAACTGGCCATCCTCCGAGTCCAACCCTTGCTTGAGCAAAGGTTGGATCGCGGCTTCCTTGCGATCCGACAGCAAGCGCTGACCGGTCTGACGAACCCAGCGATTCGGAGAAGCGAGCAATGATACCGTCTCAGGGACGCTGAGCTTCGACAGGTCTTTGGCGGGGGTTGCTTTGGTTCCTCGGCCCTTGAGTCGGTAGATCCGGCCATTGGCGGCGTCCATCTTCCCCTCGTGGTTCCGGAAGTGATTGACCTGCATGTCATACCAATCACACACGTAGAGGGCACCATCCGGCCCGGCTTTGATGTCCACCGGACGGAACCAGCGGTCGTCGCTGGTCACAGGCCGGCCGAGGTCTTTGGTGCGGAAGGAGGAACCATCCCGGCTGATTTCGCTTTCGACGATGCGTCCTTGAAGCGGTTCCACCCCGAATAGCTTTCCCTGATAGCGGGCTGGCAGCCCGGCCCCCTCGTAGATGACGAAGGTGTGGGTGAATCGCGGGACGCTGTGATGCGGCATGGCCGGGAAGTATCCATAAGCGTAGGGGTTCGAGAGAGGGCCGTGCTTCTCGAATCCCTTTTGGAGATATCCCCCCTGCACATAGTGGAATCCCCGCGTATCGCCGCCGTTGTGACCGGAGAAAATCCGGCCCTGACTGTCCAATTCGCAGCCGAAGGCGTTGCCACCTCCTTCACAGAATACCTCGTACACCCGCCGCTCGGGATGGTAACGCCAGATGTTCTGGCCCTGGGAGTAGATCGGTTTGGAGTTGAGGGGGCGTCCATCCGCTCCGTTCACTTGGATGTTGGCGGTCACGGTGCTCCCTTGCGCGCCGTAGAGCCATCCGTCCGGTCCCCAGCGCAGGGAATTGGCGACCGCATGGGTATCCTCCAATCCGAATCCGGCGAGCCGAACCTCGGGATCGCCATCGGGGACGTCGTCTTGGTTGGCGTCGGGGTAGAAGAGGAGATAGGGAGGATTCAGGACCCACACGCCTCCTCGTCCTCGCTCCACCGCAGTGGTGATATTGAGGCCGTCCACGAACGTGGCATGTTTATCGAAGGTACCATCCCCGTTGGTGTCTTCGTGAATAGAAATCCGATCCATTCCCTTGTAATGGTGAGGAGGGGGAGGAGGAACTTTGTCATACACATTGCGCCAAACGCTGTCATGGCTGAGCAGTTTGAGGCCGGCGGGCGAGGGGTATTGACGGTACTCCACGACCCATAGGCGTCCGCGCTCATCGAAGTTCAAGAAGACCGGTTGGCGGATCTCGGGCTCCGCGAGCACCTGCTCCCATTCGAGGTCGTCGGCCACTTTGAATCGTTTGGCCGCCTCGGCCGGCGAGAGGGCGGGAGCGTTCGCCTCCTGGGGAAGATCAAGACTTGGGGTGGAGGATGGGGCGGGCCGGGTGGCGGCGGGTGAGGCCGCTGCCGCCGACTGCACGGGTGCCGATGCCGGCTTGGGTTTCGGCTCCGCTGATTTCGCTTCGGCCGGGGGAATGAAGTCTCCCATTGCCCAGAGCAGTCCATTCATCAGGAGCCGACGAAAAGCAGGGATCTCAAAGTCGGCCGGGTTGCCCAGGGAAGTGTAGAAGACGCGCCGATCCTGGGCCGTGTTTACCCAAGCGACCGGTTCCGTTTCCGGCCGTCCCTCCACCCGGCCTTCCATGAGACTCACAACACTTGGGGCGAGGGAGCGATACTTATAGAGATGGGAAGTGACCGAAAAAGCGCCGCTCGGGACGCCAGTCAATACGGGATGGGATGCCAGGGCGGGGATCGGTTGAACCAGGGTGGGGGAGTCTTTGGGCGGTTTGTTGTTGTAGTGACCTTGGTAATCGGCTCCGAGGATTTCGTCGTCGAAGCCAGCCCAGCTTTCGTAGGCGTCACTGGCCGGCTTGGCGTCGAAGCCATGGCTCGCCGTTCGAATCCCGACGATCGGCTTTCCCGCGGCGACGTGGTCGCGAATCAGCTGCATCATCC
The DNA window shown above is from Verrucomicrobiales bacterium and carries:
- a CDS encoding ThuA domain-containing protein produces the protein MRILRAVFRTLLLVGGLSAVSVAQAGSLQLNTRSRAETSPGSGEFRVQHQQVQWDAKRTALVICDMWDKHWCPDATERVGELAPVMNRVVKSARDQGVFIIHCPSDTMGFYQDHPGRKLAQSAPKVETKVPLQGWCSLQGAKEPPLPIDDSDEGCDGCPDCPGYRAWTRQHATLEIMDGDAITDSAEAFYLMRQRGITNVIVMGVHENMCVLGRPFAIRQMVAQGQNVVLMRDMTDSMYHHRKRPFVSHFVGTELICEHIEKYWCASITSTDFIGGAPFRFQGDRRKTIAVITGENEYHTEQTLPAFLKKELEWRGYSSVLVSAATQEGDSNFSNVEAIAQADALLLSTRRRTPSKRMMQLIRDHVAAGKPIVGIRTASHGFDAKPASDAYESWAGFDDEILGADYQGHYNNKPPKDSPTLVQPIPALASHPVLTGVPSGAFSVTSHLYKYRSLAPSVVSLMEGRVEGRPETEPVAWVNTAQDRRVFYTSLGNPADFEIPAFRRLLMNGLLWAMGDFIPPAEAKSAEPKPKPASAPVQSAAAASPAATRPAPSSTPSLDLPQEANAPALSPAEAAKRFKVADDLEWEQVLAEPEIRQPVFLNFDERGRLWVVEYRQYPSPAGLKLLSHDSVWRNVYDKVPPPPPHHYKGMDRISIHEDTNGDGTFDKHATFVDGLNITTAVERGRGGVWVLNPPYLLFYPDANQDDVPDGDPEVRLAGFGLEDTHAVANSLRWGPDGWLYGAQGSTVTANIQVNGADGRPLNSKPIYSQGQNIWRYHPERRVYEVFCEGGGNAFGCELDSQGRIFSGHNGGDTRGFHYVQGGYLQKGFEKHGPLSNPYAYGYFPAMPHHSVPRFTHTFVIYEGAGLPARYQGKLFGVEPLQGRIVESEISRDGSSFRTKDLGRPVTSDDRWFRPVDIKAGPDGALYVCDWYDMQVNHFRNHEGKMDAANGRIYRLKGRGTKATPAKDLSKLSVPETVSLLASPNRWVRQTGQRLLSDRKEAAIQPLLKQGLDSEDGQFALECLWGIYQAGGFTDALAETLLKSAHPQVRAWTVRLLADRREVSPGMAVRLVRLAGQEPDLEVRNQLAASAKRLPAKDSLSLVRELVRHDVDTTDNRQPLLIWWAIEAQCEAHRDEVIALFENTDFWTQPLSQTHLLERTMRRFAQAGTRKDLLACARLFNLSPGLEQSRRLMTGFETAFKGRPLIGMPDELVRAMARHGVGSLTLGIRQQDARAIQRALQRLTEEYTPQNAQLEILGTLSEIKVNGGAEALIRVLRGSPGNDVIRQATINALQQYDQAEIADAVIGLYPRLGREAQASAHALLSSRANWSLQFAKAVQGKKSGWSGPSVKAEQVPLNVVRKMRQHRNAELQSVMDATWPSTGAATTAGMEQKIKHLDQVIRAGNGDPYNGRTLFQNNCGACHKLFTLGAEVGPDLTTYKRDDLESMLLSIVNPNAEVREGYENYTIETRDERSLSGFLVEQDSQTVVLRGLDGQNVALSRKDILELKPAGMSLMPEGLLENLKDEEVRDLFAYLRSTQPLVGSPPKR